A stretch of Cupriavidus necator DNA encodes these proteins:
- a CDS encoding type 4a pilus biogenesis protein PilO produces MALNTEINLADLTGQFRGLNLSEPETWPAAPRVLFAVLAAAVVLVLGWQFYWSARFDELDRQRQEQESLKQAYQSKVAQVANLDALREQKKQVEQRVALLERQLPNKAEMDALLADVNHAGVARGLQFELFKPQGAVIKPYFAEIPVNLRVTGRYHEVAQFNADVAALSRIVSMQNLQLANTKEGGMSMEAVAMAYRALDPDEQAAQRKAAAAAAAAKAGGAK; encoded by the coding sequence ATGGCGCTCAATACTGAAATCAACCTGGCCGACCTGACCGGCCAGTTCCGCGGGCTCAACCTGAGCGAACCGGAGACGTGGCCGGCCGCGCCGCGTGTGCTGTTCGCGGTGCTGGCCGCGGCCGTGGTGCTGGTGCTGGGCTGGCAGTTCTACTGGAGCGCCAGGTTCGACGAACTCGACCGCCAGCGCCAGGAGCAGGAAAGCCTGAAGCAGGCGTACCAGTCCAAGGTGGCGCAGGTGGCCAACCTGGACGCACTGCGCGAGCAGAAGAAGCAGGTGGAGCAGCGCGTGGCGCTGCTGGAGCGGCAGCTGCCCAACAAGGCCGAGATGGATGCACTGCTGGCCGACGTCAATCACGCCGGTGTCGCACGGGGGCTGCAGTTCGAGCTGTTCAAGCCGCAGGGGGCGGTGATCAAGCCCTACTTCGCCGAGATCCCGGTGAACCTGCGCGTGACCGGGCGCTACCACGAGGTGGCGCAGTTCAATGCCGACGTGGCGGCCCTCTCGCGGATCGTGTCGATGCAGAACCTGCAGCTGGCCAATACCAAGGAAGGCGGGATGTCGATGGAGGCGGTGGCGATGGCCTACCGCGCGCTCGACCCGGACGAGCAGGCCGCGCAGCGCAAGGCCGCGGCAGCCGCTGCGGCAGCCAAGGCAGGAGGTGCCAAGTGA
- a CDS encoding anti-sigma factor family protein, which produces MMSAIHEADLHAYADGQLSGARRAAVEAYLAQHPEAAAQVAVWRRQADALHGALDPVLNEPVPLAALPPGLHGDRKRNAARTRPRWAMALAATCASVALLAVGGALGWRAHDRLGGSTLVLAPGERFAREALATHAVYAPEMRHPVEVAATEEAHLIAWLSKRLGTALQVPDLRAQGFHLIGGRLGVAEGGPSAILMYEADDGTRLSLQLRRMAQGTPDTGFRVERMPGAGSRRPAAGRDPMMAFYWIDRDLGFALAGPLERARLLTVAQMVYQQYQGG; this is translated from the coding sequence ATGATGTCCGCCATCCACGAAGCCGATCTACATGCCTACGCCGATGGCCAGCTTTCCGGCGCGCGGCGCGCCGCCGTGGAGGCGTACCTGGCGCAGCACCCGGAGGCGGCGGCACAGGTCGCAGTCTGGCGCAGGCAGGCCGATGCCCTGCACGGGGCGCTGGATCCCGTACTGAACGAACCCGTACCGCTCGCGGCCTTGCCGCCGGGGCTGCACGGAGATCGCAAGCGCAATGCCGCGCGAACCAGGCCGCGCTGGGCGATGGCGCTGGCGGCCACCTGCGCGTCGGTGGCGCTGCTGGCGGTGGGCGGCGCTCTCGGCTGGCGGGCGCATGACCGCCTTGGCGGCAGCACGCTGGTGCTGGCGCCCGGCGAGCGCTTTGCGCGCGAGGCGCTGGCGACGCACGCGGTCTACGCTCCGGAAATGCGCCACCCGGTTGAAGTCGCGGCGACGGAAGAGGCCCATCTGATCGCATGGCTGTCCAAGCGCCTGGGCACGGCGCTGCAGGTGCCGGACCTGCGCGCGCAGGGCTTCCACCTGATTGGCGGCCGCCTGGGCGTGGCCGAAGGCGGCCCGTCGGCCATCCTGATGTATGAAGCGGACGACGGTACGCGCCTGTCGCTGCAGTTGCGGCGCATGGCACAGGGCACGCCCGATACGGGCTTCCGCGTCGAGCGCATGCCAGGCGCAGGCTCCAGGCGGCCAGCCGCCGGCCGCGACCCGATGATGGCCTTCTACTGGATCGACCGCGACCTGGGCTTTGCGCTGGCGGGCCCGCTGGAGCGGGCGCGGCTGCTCACGGTGGCTCAGATGGTGTACCAGCAATACCAGGGCGGATAG
- a CDS encoding RNA polymerase sigma factor encodes MEGFDGQLVALAPRLRRHARGLTGDAALADDLVQDTLERALRYRWRFRLRPGAWWGDGADGLLPWLLTLMHRLRLNTVRRKELVVTTETLPEVSAPADDPGLRRDLVQALAQLPEAQRAVLLLVSLEQLTYAEAARVLDIPQGTVMSRLARSREQMRRLLDGKAPAAVPAASGKPLQRVK; translated from the coding sequence ATGGAAGGGTTTGACGGCCAGCTCGTCGCGCTGGCGCCGCGGCTGCGGCGCCATGCGCGCGGCCTCACCGGCGACGCGGCGCTGGCCGACGACCTGGTGCAGGACACGCTCGAGCGCGCGCTGCGCTACCGCTGGCGCTTCCGCCTGCGCCCCGGCGCCTGGTGGGGCGACGGCGCCGATGGCCTGCTGCCGTGGCTGCTGACCCTGATGCACCGCCTGCGCCTGAATACCGTGCGCAGGAAGGAACTGGTGGTCACCACCGAGACGCTGCCCGAGGTCAGCGCCCCCGCTGACGACCCCGGCCTGCGCCGTGACCTGGTGCAGGCGCTGGCGCAACTGCCGGAGGCGCAGCGCGCGGTGCTGCTGCTGGTCAGCCTGGAACAACTGACGTACGCCGAGGCCGCGCGCGTGCTCGATATTCCGCAGGGCACGGTGATGTCGCGCCTGGCGCGGTCGCGCGAGCAGATGCGGCGGCTGCTCGACGGCAAGGCGCCCGCTGCCGTGCCGGCAGCTTCCGGCAAGCCCCTGCAGCGGGTGAAATGA
- a CDS encoding pilus assembly protein PilP, giving the protein MSRTARTRSLAWTTAPRTFAAAALAVGLLGACGASDEDALRQWMDATRSARAKPPEPLPDARPYVPREYAAAKAPEPFAQAKIGELNKTLADSPEAGRRREPLEDYPLENFKMLGMMKKHGETFGIVRVDNKIHHIKVGQYLGQSYGRVVRITDQEIVLRELVREGVSEWKEKMTSLKLEVAA; this is encoded by the coding sequence GTGAGCCGCACCGCCCGTACCCGCAGCCTCGCCTGGACCACGGCGCCACGCACATTCGCGGCGGCGGCGCTGGCTGTCGGCCTGCTGGGCGCCTGCGGCGCCAGCGATGAAGACGCCTTGCGCCAGTGGATGGATGCCACCCGCAGCGCGCGCGCCAAGCCGCCCGAGCCGCTGCCCGACGCCCGGCCCTATGTGCCGCGCGAGTACGCCGCAGCCAAGGCGCCCGAGCCGTTCGCGCAGGCCAAGATCGGCGAGCTGAACAAGACGCTCGCGGATTCGCCCGAAGCCGGGCGGCGCCGCGAGCCGCTGGAGGACTACCCGCTCGAGAACTTCAAGATGCTCGGGATGATGAAGAAGCACGGGGAGACCTTCGGCATCGTGCGGGTTGATAACAAGATCCACCATATCAAGGTGGGTCAGTATCTCGGCCAGAGCTATGGCCGGGTGGTCCGCATCACCGATCAGGAGATCGTGCTGCGCGAATTGGTCCGGGAGGGGGTATCAGAGTGGAAAGAGAAAATGACCAGCCTGAAGCTGGAGGTGGCGGCATGA
- a CDS encoding penicillin-binding protein 1A: MATAQHKPSHPARRPIWTRLMFWAVGLVVAGAVVIALLLGYALLVAAPNLPSLDTITDYRPKIPLRIYTADNVLIGEFGEERRNFVPIAEIPDVMKKAVLAIEDDRFYEHGGVDFVGVLRAGLANLRGGLSQGASTITMQVARNFFLSSEKTYTRKIYEMLLAYKIEANLNKDQILELYMNQIYLGQRAYGFDSAARVYFGKSVRDVTPAEAAMLAGLPKAPSAYNPVVNPRRAKVRQEYILQRMRDLGYITPDQYEQAVHAELKVRTEGNEFSTHAEYVAEIVRQLMYAQYREETYTRGLTVYTTLTKPDQDAAYESVRSGIMNYERKHGYRGPEAFIDLPSDPAEREQAIDDALVEHPGSGDLRSAVVTSVSARQVKATLLSGEVATIEGSALRFIAPSLSSNAQPKMKMRPGAVIRVTQDEKGNWSVTQLPEVAAAFVSINPQDGEIRSMVGGFDFNRNKFNHVTQAWRQPGSSFKPFIYSAALEKGFSPATVINDAPLTIGPDTGGQVWEPKNYDGRFEGPMTMRRALAKSKNLVSVRILRAIGTQYAQDYITRFGFEADKHPAYLPMALGSGAVTPLQMAGAYSVFANGGYRINPYLIQKVVDARGNVISETQPQRAGTDAVRVLDARTAFLADTMLRDVVRIGTANSAKQRLGRNDLAGKTGTTNDAVDAWFAGYTPNLVAIAWMGYDQPKSLGVRETGGGLALPIWVGYMSKALKGVPESPERPAPEGVLMVGGDWTFEENAGGAGVASVGLGDPWPGKPEESTNAPADTETEKKKILEMFGGA; the protein is encoded by the coding sequence ATGGCCACCGCACAACACAAGCCGTCCCACCCTGCCCGCCGTCCGATCTGGACGCGGCTCATGTTCTGGGCGGTCGGACTGGTTGTCGCCGGTGCCGTCGTGATTGCGCTGCTGCTCGGCTACGCGCTGCTGGTGGCCGCGCCCAACCTGCCTTCGCTGGACACCATCACCGACTACCGGCCCAAGATCCCGCTTCGCATCTATACCGCGGACAATGTGCTGATCGGCGAATTCGGCGAAGAGCGACGCAACTTCGTGCCCATCGCCGAGATTCCGGACGTGATGAAAAAGGCGGTCCTGGCGATCGAGGACGACCGCTTCTACGAGCACGGCGGCGTCGACTTCGTCGGCGTGCTGCGCGCCGGGCTGGCCAACCTGCGCGGCGGGCTGTCGCAGGGCGCCTCCACCATCACCATGCAGGTGGCGCGCAACTTCTTCCTGTCCAGCGAAAAGACCTACACGCGCAAGATCTACGAGATGCTGCTGGCGTACAAGATCGAGGCCAACCTGAACAAGGACCAGATCCTCGAGCTGTACATGAACCAGATCTATCTGGGGCAGCGCGCCTACGGCTTCGACAGCGCCGCGCGCGTGTATTTCGGCAAGTCGGTGCGCGACGTGACGCCGGCCGAGGCCGCCATGCTGGCCGGCCTGCCCAAGGCGCCGTCGGCGTACAACCCGGTGGTCAACCCGCGCCGCGCCAAGGTGCGCCAGGAGTACATCCTGCAGCGCATGCGCGACCTGGGCTATATCACGCCCGACCAGTACGAGCAGGCCGTGCATGCCGAGCTGAAGGTGCGCACCGAGGGCAACGAGTTCTCGACCCACGCCGAGTACGTCGCCGAGATCGTGCGCCAGCTGATGTACGCGCAGTACCGCGAAGAAACCTACACGCGCGGCCTGACGGTCTACACCACGCTGACCAAGCCGGACCAGGACGCCGCCTATGAGTCGGTGCGCTCCGGCATCATGAACTACGAGCGCAAGCACGGCTACCGCGGCCCCGAGGCCTTTATCGACCTGCCTTCCGACCCGGCCGAGCGCGAGCAGGCCATCGACGATGCGCTGGTCGAGCACCCGGGCAGCGGCGACCTGCGCTCGGCCGTGGTCACCAGCGTGTCGGCCAGGCAGGTGAAGGCGACGCTGCTGTCGGGCGAAGTGGCAACCATCGAGGGCTCGGCGCTGCGCTTTATCGCGCCGTCGCTGTCGTCCAACGCGCAACCCAAGATGAAGATGCGCCCCGGCGCGGTCATCCGCGTGACCCAGGACGAGAAAGGCAACTGGTCGGTGACCCAGCTGCCGGAAGTGGCCGCGGCGTTCGTGTCGATCAACCCGCAGGACGGCGAGATCCGTTCGATGGTGGGCGGCTTCGACTTCAACCGCAACAAGTTCAACCACGTGACCCAGGCCTGGCGCCAGCCGGGTTCCAGCTTCAAGCCGTTCATCTACTCGGCCGCGCTGGAAAAGGGCTTCTCGCCGGCCACGGTGATCAACGACGCACCGCTGACGATCGGCCCCGATACCGGCGGCCAGGTGTGGGAACCGAAGAACTATGACGGCCGCTTCGAGGGCCCGATGACCATGCGCCGCGCGCTGGCCAAGTCCAAGAACCTGGTCTCGGTGCGGATCCTGCGCGCGATCGGCACGCAGTACGCGCAGGACTACATCACGCGCTTCGGCTTCGAGGCCGACAAGCACCCGGCCTACCTGCCGATGGCGCTGGGCTCGGGTGCCGTGACGCCGCTGCAGATGGCGGGCGCGTACTCGGTGTTCGCCAACGGCGGCTACCGCATCAACCCGTACCTGATCCAGAAGGTGGTGGACGCGCGCGGCAACGTGATCTCCGAAACCCAGCCGCAACGCGCCGGCACCGACGCCGTGCGCGTGCTTGATGCACGCACCGCCTTTCTCGCCGACACCATGCTCCGCGACGTGGTGCGCATAGGCACCGCCAACAGCGCCAAGCAGCGCCTGGGCCGCAACGACCTGGCGGGCAAGACCGGCACCACCAACGACGCGGTCGATGCCTGGTTCGCCGGCTACACGCCCAACCTGGTGGCGATCGCCTGGATGGGATACGACCAGCCCAAGAGCCTGGGCGTGCGCGAAACCGGTGGCGGCCTGGCGCTGCCGATCTGGGTCGGCTACATGAGCAAGGCGCTCAAGGGCGTGCCGGAGTCTCCCGAGCGCCCGGCGCCGGAAGGCGTGCTGATGGTGGGCGGCGACTGGACCTTCGAAGAGAACGCCGGCGGCGCCGGGGTGGCTTCGGTGGGCCTGGGCGATCCGTGGCCGGGCAAGCCGGAGGAGTCGACCAACGCGCCGGCCGACACCGAGACCGAGAAGAAGAAGATCCTGGAGATGTTCGGCGGCGCCTGA
- the cyaY gene encoding iron donor protein CyaY has product MPPLSESEFLALATQELDRIEATVEAAADAADADIEISRTGNVMELEFENGTKIIINSQAPMQELWVAARAGGFHFRRDGERWIDTRNGGELYAALSGYVSEQAGAALTLG; this is encoded by the coding sequence ATGCCCCCCTTGAGCGAAAGCGAGTTCCTGGCCCTGGCCACGCAGGAGCTGGACCGCATCGAAGCCACGGTCGAGGCGGCCGCCGACGCGGCCGACGCCGATATTGAGATCAGCCGCACCGGCAACGTGATGGAGCTGGAGTTCGAGAACGGCACCAAGATCATCATCAACAGCCAGGCGCCGATGCAGGAACTGTGGGTGGCCGCGCGCGCCGGCGGCTTCCACTTCCGCCGCGACGGCGAGCGCTGGATCGACACCCGCAACGGCGGCGAGCTGTACGCGGCGCTGTCGGGCTACGTCAGTGAGCAGGCCGGCGCGGCCCTCACGCTGGGCTGA
- the pilM gene encoding type IV pilus assembly protein PilM, translating to MSGLLRRTTVGVDIGSSSVKVVELSVGGSRQDYRLEKCASELLDRNAVADGNVINIEAVGIALRRALGKAGIRSKDVVLGVPSMLTESQTVSLPDNLSDDELYSQVESEAHRLYPPSQAVNFDFAVIGPSETEGGIGVRVTAANSDRVQERVTAAEMAGLKPQVMDVEEYAVQRSIVQMLGVPHEMPEADARALPVVAVIHLGGSRSKAIFYQGWKELYEQPLNSYGDQLTQSAARMFTLDALKAEIKKRKNTLPEAWRAQLLKPSLDALAMEVQSAVGNFIASSSLGRVDEILLSGGHASLLGVQSAIQHQTKITTTLANPFANMATNAKVNERYLQRDLPAYIVSAGLALRGLQ from the coding sequence TTGTCGGGGCTTCTACGCCGGACTACGGTCGGTGTGGATATCGGGTCGTCCAGTGTCAAGGTAGTCGAGCTGTCCGTAGGGGGCAGCAGGCAAGACTATCGGCTGGAAAAATGCGCCAGCGAACTGCTGGACCGCAACGCCGTTGCCGATGGCAACGTCATCAATATCGAGGCCGTCGGGATCGCGCTCAGACGCGCGCTGGGCAAGGCCGGCATCCGTTCGAAGGACGTGGTGCTGGGCGTGCCGTCCATGCTGACGGAGTCACAGACGGTCAGCCTGCCGGACAACCTGTCCGACGACGAGCTGTATTCCCAGGTCGAATCCGAGGCGCACCGGCTCTATCCGCCGTCGCAGGCGGTCAACTTCGACTTCGCCGTGATCGGCCCCAGCGAGACCGAGGGCGGTATCGGGGTGCGCGTCACGGCGGCCAACAGCGACCGCGTGCAGGAGCGCGTGACCGCGGCCGAGATGGCGGGGCTCAAGCCCCAGGTCATGGATGTCGAGGAATACGCGGTGCAGCGCTCGATCGTGCAGATGCTGGGCGTGCCGCACGAGATGCCCGAGGCCGATGCGCGCGCGCTGCCGGTGGTGGCGGTGATCCATCTGGGCGGCAGCCGTTCCAAGGCGATCTTCTACCAGGGCTGGAAGGAACTCTACGAGCAGCCGCTGAACAGCTACGGCGACCAGCTCACGCAGAGTGCGGCGCGCATGTTCACCCTCGACGCGCTCAAGGCCGAGATCAAGAAGCGCAAGAACACGCTGCCTGAAGCCTGGCGCGCGCAGTTGCTCAAGCCGTCGCTGGATGCACTGGCGATGGAAGTGCAGTCCGCGGTCGGCAACTTCATCGCCAGTTCCAGCCTGGGCCGGGTCGACGAGATCCTGCTCTCGGGCGGACATGCGTCGCTGCTCGGCGTGCAATCGGCAATCCAGCACCAGACCAAGATCACCACCACGCTGGCGAACCCGTTCGCCAACATGGCGACCAACGCCAAGGTCAACGAGCGCTACCTGCAGCGCGACTTGCCGGCGTACATCGTCAGTGCCGGCCTGGCCTTGCGCGGCCTGCAATAA
- a CDS encoding PilN domain-containing protein: MSTNTLPSVNLLPYHEARKAARRKKVYTMLAGAAVAGAAVVLLGGFYIDGRIASVVALNQVLSTENARLDGQIREVNSLKKDIDALLQRQKAVESLQTERNRPVQLLEELVRQVPEGVYLTSLKQTGEAFTIAGVAQSNERISELLRNLSGVAWLDKAELVESKAVTMTNNLREQRRLFDFSMRFAYRAPEAAADGKKTVPGASAPAAAPVPAPAAGKA; the protein is encoded by the coding sequence ATGTCTACGAACACACTGCCTTCGGTCAACCTGCTGCCTTACCACGAAGCCCGCAAGGCAGCACGCCGCAAGAAGGTCTATACGATGCTGGCCGGTGCCGCGGTGGCTGGCGCTGCCGTGGTGCTGCTGGGCGGCTTCTATATCGACGGGCGCATCGCTTCGGTGGTCGCGCTCAACCAGGTATTGAGCACTGAGAACGCCAGGCTGGACGGGCAGATCCGCGAGGTCAACAGCCTGAAGAAGGACATCGACGCGCTGCTGCAGCGCCAGAAGGCGGTTGAAAGCCTGCAGACCGAGCGCAACCGCCCGGTGCAGCTGCTTGAGGAACTGGTGCGGCAGGTGCCGGAGGGCGTCTACCTGACCAGCCTGAAGCAGACCGGCGAGGCCTTCACCATCGCGGGCGTGGCGCAGTCCAACGAGCGCATTTCCGAGCTGCTGCGCAACCTGAGCGGGGTGGCCTGGCTGGACAAGGCCGAACTGGTCGAATCCAAGGCCGTCACCATGACCAACAACCTGCGCGAGCAGCGCCGCTTGTTCGACTTCTCGATGCGCTTCGCGTACCGCGCGCCGGAAGCGGCGGCCGACGGCAAGAAGACCGTGCCGGGCGCCTCCGCACCCGCAGCCGCCCCAGTTCCCGCACCCGCAGCCGGAAAGGCCTGA
- the msrQ gene encoding protein-methionine-sulfoxide reductase heme-binding subunit MsrQ — protein MQGERMATSSTSAAAVAARKPAGLATLSPQRVRALKLAVWLLALLPFVRLLYLGATEQFGANPLEFVTRSTGTWTLVMLCLTLTITPMRRLTGWNWLIKLRRMLGLFAFFYGLQHFLLWIGVDRGFDLAYMIKDVYKRPFITVGFTAFMLMIPLALTSTNGMVRWLGGKRWQALHKLVYAIAVLAILHYWWHKAGKNDFGEVSIYAAVVFVLLGMRLWWRLRKPAGARQPAA, from the coding sequence ATGCAAGGCGAGCGCATGGCTACCTCTTCCACCAGCGCCGCCGCCGTGGCGGCGCGCAAGCCGGCCGGCCTGGCCACGCTGTCGCCGCAGCGCGTGCGCGCGCTCAAGCTTGCGGTCTGGCTGCTGGCGCTGCTGCCGTTCGTACGGCTGCTGTACCTGGGTGCCACGGAGCAGTTCGGCGCCAATCCGCTTGAATTCGTGACGCGCTCCACCGGCACCTGGACGCTGGTGATGCTGTGCCTGACGCTGACCATCACCCCGATGCGCCGCCTCACTGGCTGGAACTGGCTGATCAAGCTGCGGCGCATGCTGGGCCTGTTCGCGTTCTTCTACGGCCTGCAGCACTTCCTGCTGTGGATCGGGGTGGACCGCGGCTTTGACCTCGCCTACATGATCAAGGACGTGTACAAGCGGCCCTTCATCACGGTGGGTTTCACCGCCTTCATGCTGATGATTCCGCTGGCGCTGACTTCCACCAATGGCATGGTGCGCTGGCTGGGCGGCAAGCGCTGGCAGGCGCTGCACAAGCTGGTCTATGCGATTGCGGTGCTGGCCATCCTGCACTACTGGTGGCACAAGGCGGGCAAGAACGACTTTGGCGAAGTGTCGATCTATGCGGCGGTGGTGTTCGTGTTGCTGGGGATGCGGCTGTGGTGGCGGCTGCGCAAGCCCGCGGGGGCGCGCCAGCCCGCCGCGTAG
- the lysA gene encoding diaminopimelate decarboxylase: MTAFFHRQDGALAVEQVPLARIAAEFGTPTYVYSRAALTAAYQAYAAACQGRKAQVQYAMKANSNLAVLQVFAKLGAGFDIVSGGELKRVLAAGGDPRKVVFSGVGKSAAEMELALAHDVRCFNVESIPELDRLNEVAGRVGKRARVSLRINPDVDAKTHPYISTGLKGNKFGIAFEDVLPTYRAAAALPHLEVTGIDCHIGSQITEVEPYLEALDKVLDVVEALERDGIRLEHIDVGGGLGITYTDETPPDITGFATTLLERVAARGHGHREVLFEPGRSLVGNAGVLLTQVEFLKPGAAKNFCIVDAAMNDLARPAMYEAYHRIEPVVLRDAQAATYDIVGPVCESGDWLGRDRALAVQPGDLLAVMSAGAYGFTMSSNYNTRPRAAEVMVDGASVHLVRERELVEDLFRDERLLQD, encoded by the coding sequence ATGACCGCATTTTTCCATCGCCAGGACGGCGCGCTTGCCGTCGAGCAGGTGCCGCTGGCGCGCATCGCCGCTGAATTCGGCACGCCCACCTATGTGTACTCGCGCGCGGCGCTGACCGCAGCCTACCAGGCCTACGCCGCCGCCTGCCAGGGCCGCAAGGCGCAGGTCCAGTACGCCATGAAGGCAAACTCCAACCTGGCGGTGCTGCAGGTGTTTGCCAAGCTCGGCGCCGGCTTCGACATCGTCTCGGGCGGCGAACTCAAGCGCGTGCTGGCCGCCGGCGGCGACCCGCGCAAGGTAGTGTTCTCGGGCGTGGGCAAGAGCGCGGCGGAAATGGAACTGGCGCTGGCACATGACGTGCGTTGCTTCAATGTCGAGTCGATCCCCGAGCTGGACCGCCTCAACGAAGTGGCCGGCCGCGTGGGCAAGCGTGCGCGCGTGTCGCTGCGCATCAACCCGGACGTGGATGCCAAGACGCACCCGTATATCTCCACCGGCCTGAAGGGCAACAAGTTCGGCATCGCCTTCGAGGACGTGCTGCCGACCTACCGCGCCGCGGCCGCGCTGCCGCACCTGGAAGTGACTGGCATCGACTGCCATATCGGATCGCAGATCACCGAGGTCGAGCCCTATCTGGAAGCACTGGACAAGGTGCTGGACGTGGTCGAGGCGCTCGAGCGCGACGGCATCCGCCTGGAGCATATCGACGTGGGCGGCGGCCTGGGCATCACCTACACCGACGAAACCCCGCCGGACATCACCGGCTTTGCCACCACGCTGCTGGAACGCGTGGCCGCGCGCGGCCACGGCCACCGCGAGGTGCTGTTCGAGCCGGGCCGCTCGCTGGTGGGCAACGCCGGCGTGCTGCTGACGCAGGTGGAGTTCCTCAAGCCCGGCGCGGCCAAGAACTTCTGCATCGTCGATGCCGCCATGAACGACCTGGCACGCCCGGCCATGTACGAGGCCTACCACCGCATCGAGCCGGTGGTGCTGCGCGACGCGCAAGCGGCGACCTACGACATCGTCGGCCCGGTGTGCGAATCCGGTGACTGGCTCGGCCGCGACCGCGCGCTCGCGGTGCAGCCGGGCGACCTGCTGGCAGTGATGTCGGCCGGCGCCTACGGCTTCACCATGAGCTCCAACTACAACACCCGTCCGCGCGCCGCCGAAGTGATGGTCGATGGCGCCAGCGTGCACCTGGTGCGCGAGCGCGAACTGGTCGAGGACCTGTTCCGCGACGAGCGCCTGCTGCAGGACTAA
- the msrP gene encoding protein-methionine-sulfoxide reductase catalytic subunit MsrP gives MLIPSPKWLRGGDIAAGEVTPRHVFEARRRMLALAAAGAAGSTLAPWFARQALAQGQHGQKLAATPNNAYVITDKRTPFEDVTTYNNFYEFGTDKSDPARNAGTLRPRPWQVSVEGLVKKPKVYDLDELMKLAAMEERVYRLRCVEGWSMVIPWVGYPLAELIRRVEPQPGARYIQFITLADKKQMPGVSSGVLDWPYSEGLRMDEAMHPLALLTFGLYGEVLPNQNGAPVRMVVPWKYGFKSAKSIVKIRFVDKQPPTSWNLAAPQEYGFYSNVNPDVDHPRWSQATERRIGEERGSGFGALFAPKRKTLPFNGYGQQVASLYQGMDLKKFF, from the coding sequence ATGCTGATCCCTTCCCCCAAATGGCTGCGCGGCGGCGATATCGCCGCCGGCGAGGTCACGCCCCGTCACGTCTTCGAAGCGCGCCGCCGCATGCTGGCGCTGGCCGCGGCCGGCGCAGCCGGCAGCACGCTGGCGCCGTGGTTTGCGCGCCAGGCCCTGGCGCAGGGGCAGCACGGCCAGAAGCTGGCCGCCACGCCCAACAACGCCTATGTCATCACCGACAAGCGCACGCCCTTCGAGGACGTCACCACCTACAACAACTTCTACGAATTCGGCACCGACAAGTCCGACCCGGCGCGCAACGCCGGCACGCTGCGCCCGCGCCCATGGCAGGTGTCGGTGGAGGGGCTGGTGAAGAAGCCCAAGGTCTATGACCTGGACGAGCTGATGAAGCTGGCGGCAATGGAAGAGCGCGTCTACCGCCTGCGCTGCGTGGAGGGTTGGTCGATGGTGATCCCGTGGGTCGGCTACCCGCTGGCCGAGCTGATCCGGCGCGTCGAGCCGCAGCCTGGTGCCAGGTACATCCAGTTCATCACGCTGGCCGACAAGAAGCAGATGCCCGGCGTCAGCAGCGGCGTGCTCGACTGGCCGTACAGTGAGGGCCTGCGCATGGACGAGGCCATGCACCCGCTGGCGCTGCTGACCTTCGGCCTGTACGGCGAGGTCCTGCCCAACCAGAACGGCGCGCCGGTGCGCATGGTGGTGCCGTGGAAGTACGGCTTCAAGAGCGCCAAGTCGATCGTGAAGATCCGCTTTGTCGACAAGCAGCCGCCCACCAGCTGGAACCTGGCCGCGCCGCAGGAATACGGCTTCTATTCGAACGTGAATCCGGACGTGGACCATCCGCGCTGGAGCCAGGCCACCGAGCGCCGGATCGGCGAGGAGCGCGGCAGCGGCTTTGGCGCGTTGTTCGCACCCAAGCGCAAGACCCTGCCGTTCAATGGCTACGGCCAGCAGGTGGCGTCGCTGTACCAGGGCATGGACCTGAAGAAGTTCTTCTGA